In Raphanus sativus cultivar WK10039 chromosome 5, ASM80110v3, whole genome shotgun sequence, the following proteins share a genomic window:
- the LOC108863205 gene encoding GTP-binding protein BRASSINAZOLE INSENSITIVE PALE GREEN 2, chloroplastic, with amino-acid sequence MVVLISSTVNICRVKLKGASFLVNRLIPRPEAQFFSGLSETNEKKKKTCVVKCLAVKKEQVVESVDRVKGTIFPKKGGMMMSEGRDEDEVYGKLVCPGCGIFMQDNDSDLPGYYQKRKVAPKSLEEVTEDELDGFEMVDDDDDDDDDDDITNVLEDSDSESEEDEFDWESDEWEEKEEGNEVELDGFAPAGVGYGNVTEETVEKKRVSKSERKKLAREEAKKDKDAADDGVTVCARCHSLRNYGQVKNQAAENLLPDFDFDRMISTRLIKPMSRNSSTTVVVMVVDCVDFDGSFPKRAANSLFKALQKAENDPKVGKNLPKLVLVATKVDLLPSQISPARLDRWVRHRAKAGGAPKLSGVYMVSARKDLGIKNLLAYIKELAGPRGNVWVIGAQNAGKSTLINAFSKKDGAKVTRLTEAPVPGTTLGILRIGGVLSAKAKMYDTPGLLHPYIMSLRLNSEERKMVEIRKELQPRSYRVKAGQSVHIGGLVRLDLVRATVETIYITVWASHSVSLHLGKTENAEEILKSHSGLRLQPPIGEERASELGNWEEKEIQVTGSSWEVKSIDVAVAGLGWFSLGLKGEATLALWTYQGIDVTLREPLVIDRAPFLERPGFWLPKAITEALGTYSSKLDDARRRKKQQDSTDFLSDV; translated from the exons atggtGGTTTTGATTTCAAGTACAGTGAATATTTGCAGAGTAAAGCTCAAAGGCGCAAGCTTTCTTGTCAACCGGTTAATACCCAGACCCGAAGCTCAGTTTTTCTCAG GGTTGAGTGAGAcgaatgagaagaagaagaagacatgtgTTGTGAAGTGTTTAGCTGTGAAGAAAGAGCAAGTTGTTGAAAGCGTGGATAGAGTTAAAGGGACAATCTTTCCCAAGAAAGGAGGAATGATGATGAGCGAAGGTAGAGATGAAGATGAGGTGTATGGGAAGCTTGTTTGTCCAGGTTGTGGGATTTTTATGCAGGATAATGATTCTGATTTGCCTGGGTATTATCAGAAGAGAAAGGTCGCTCCAAAGAGCTTGGAAGAGGTGACTGAAGATGAGCTTGATGGGTTTGAAatggttgatgatgatgatgatgatgatgatgatgatgatatcacGAATGTATTGGAGGATAGTGACTCTGAAAGTGAGGAGGATGAGTTTGACTGGGAGTCAGATGAGTGGGAAGAGAAGGAGGAAGGAAACGAAGTTGAACTCGATGGTTTTGCTCCAGCTGGCGTTGGATATGGTAATGTAACAGAGGAGACGGTGGAGAAGAAACGGGTTTCGAAATCAGAGAGGAAGAAGTTAGCTAGAGAGGAGGCCAAGAAAGACAAGGATGCTGCTGATGATGGTGTGACGGTATGTGCTCGTTGCCATTCTCTGAGAAACTACGGCCAAGTGAAGAACCAAGCCGCTGAGAATCTCTTGCCTGATTTCGATTTCGATAGGATGATCTCGACTAGACTTATAAAACCGATGAGTAGGAACTCAAGTACCACGGTTGTAGTCATGGTTGTTGATTGTGTGGACTTTGATGGCTCTTTCCCCAAACGAGCAGCTAACTCTTTGTTCAAGGCGCTTCAGAAGGCTGAAAACGATCCAAAGGTTGGCAAGAACCTTCCCAAACTTGTGCTCGTTGCGACGAAAGTAGACTTACTCCCATCACAGATTTCACCAGCTCGGTTGGACCGTTGGGTTCGCCATCGTGCCAAGGCGGGAGGAGCGCCTAAGCTGAGCGGCGTGTATATGGTTAGTGCTAGGAAAGATCTTGGTATCAAGAACCTGTTAGCTTACATCAAGGAACTGGCTGGTCCTAGAGGAAACGTGTGGGTTATTGGAGCTCAGAACGCAGGGAAGTCTACTTTGATCAATGCCTTCTCGAAGAAAGACGGTGCAAAGGTCACAAGGCTCACGGAGGCTCCGGTTCCTGGAACAACTCTTGGAATATTGAGAATTGGTGGAGTGTTGTCTGCAAAGGCGAAGATGTATGACACTCCTGGTCTTTTGCATCCTTACATTATGTCTCTTAGGTTGAACTCAGAGGAGCGGAAAATGGTGGAGATTAGGAAGGAGCTTCAGCCTCGGTCTTACAGAGTCAAG GCAGGACAGTCTGTTCACATTGGTGGCCTGGTGAGGCTAGACCTTGTTCGTGCTACAGTTGAAACAATATACATAACAGTATGGGCATCACACAGTGTTTCATTGCATCTGGGAAAAACAGAGAACGCAGAAGAAATACTCAAGTCCCATTCCGGTTTACGCTTGCAG CCACCGATAGGAGAGGAGAGAGCGTCTGAACTGGGAAACTGGGAAGAGAAGGAGATCCAGGTGACAGGAAGTAGCTGGGAGGTGAAAAGCATCGACGTAGCAGTAGCTGGTCTCGGCTGGTTTTCGCTTGGTCTCAAAGGCGAAGCAACGTTAGCGCTGTGGACTTATCAGGGGATTGATGTGACCTTGAGAGAACCGTTGGTAATCGACAGAGCACCGTTTCTTGAGCGGCCTGGCTTCTGGTTGCCAAAGGCCATCACAGAAGCGCTTGGAACCTATTCTAGTAAACTTGATGATGCTCGTAGGAGGAAGAAGCAACAAGACAGCACTGATTTTCTCTCTGATGTCTAA
- the LOC108861300 gene encoding peptide chain release factor PrfB3, chloroplastic, whose product MAAKIIFGGCSWRRFSRNLDKRASSSRVLLFSVRSSHSMDDMDTVYKQLGLFSLKKKIKDVVLKAEMLAPDALELEEEQWIKQEETLRYCDLWDDPTKSDEIFLKLAARAKAVDTLKDLKYKAEEAKLIIQLDEMDAIDYSLFEQAYDSSLDVSRSLHHYEMSKLLSDQYDGEGACMVIKSGSHDTKSQMWTEQVVSMYIKWAEKLGQNARVAETLRNRNGVSSATIEFEFEFAYGYLLGERGVHRLITSSTSNEVCSTSVEIIPLFLRASPDFEVKDEDLNVTYPAEENHKLAEQMVRIQHLPSGITVESSGERNRFANRIKALNRLKAKLLVIAKEQKVSDVYKINSKNIVEPWRVEEIRRYVSKGQKMVVDLKTGLEILDLNSVLDGNVGPLLGAHIGMRRSIDAI is encoded by the exons ATGGCGGCAAAGATTATATTCGGAGGCTGTTCATGGCGGCGCTTCTCAAGAAACTTGGACAAGAGAGCATCATCATCTCgagttcttctcttctctgttcGTTCCTCTCATTCCATGGATGACATGGACACCGTCTATAAGCAATTGG GACTGTTttcactgaagaagaagataaaagatGTTGTTCTTAAGGCAGAGATGTTAGCACCAGATGCTCTTGAGCTCGAAGAAGAGCAATGGATTAAGCAAGAAGAGACATTGCGTTACTGTGACTTATGGGATGATCCAACCAAATCTGACGAGATTTTTCTCAAGTTAGCTGCTCGTGCCAAAGCAGTTGATACTCTCAAAGACCTCAAGTACAAG GCAGAGGAAGCTAAGCTAATCATACAATTGGATGAGATGGATGCTATAGACTACAGTCTCTTTGAGCAAGCTTATGATTCATCCCTCGATGTGAGCAGATCTTTGCATCACTATGAGATGTCTAAGCTTCTTAGTGATCAGTATGACGGTGAAGGCGCATGTATGGTTATCAAATCTGGTTCTCATGACACAAAATCTCAG ATGTGGACAGAACAAGTTGTAAGCATGTACATCAAATGGGCAGAGAAGCTAGGCCAAAACGCAAGAGTGGCTGAGACCTTGAGGAATAGAAATGGCGTGAGTTCAGCCACAATAGAGTTTGAATTCGAGTTTGCTTATGGTTATCTCTTAGGTGAGCGAGGAGTGCACCGTCTTATCACAAGTTCTACTTCCAATGAG GTTTGTTCAACCTCTGTAGAAATTATACCGTTATTCTTGAGAGCATCTCCTGATTTTGAAGTAAAGGATGAGGATTTGAATGTAACGTATCCTGCAGAAGAGAATCATAAACTAGCTGAGCAAATGGTTCGTATCCAACATCTTCCGAGTGGCATAACCGTAGAGTCTTCAG GAGAAAGAAACCGGTTTGCTAATAGGATCAAAGCTCTAAACCGGTTAAAGGCAAAACTGCTTGTGATAGCAAAAGAACAAAAGGTTTCAGATGTGTATAAAATCAACAGCAAGAACATTGTGGAGCCATGGAGAGTAGAAGAAATCAGGAGATATGTTTCTAAAGGTCAGAAGATGGTGGTTGATTTGAAAACCGGTTTAGAGATCTTGGACCTGAATTCGGTTTTGGATGGAAACGTTGGACCGCTGCTTGGAGCTCACATTGGAATGAGAAGATCAATTGATGccatttaa
- the LOC108859046 gene encoding glycosyltransferase-like At3g57200 has protein sequence MAGLFYSSSKPTPSSTPSYSRLLLLVTLLPLSLACFAFVLQWRGGLDDPATHWSTDHLEFPGMASTTREKQQQQQQSSSSRRSDSGCVDLLGQSRSPSFPYFRDWTFDYQSDLNPKICITTSTSAGLEQTLPWLFYHKVIGVSTFYLFVEGKAASPNVSRVLESIPGVKVIHRTKELEEQQSKSRIWNETWLASFFYKPCNYELFVKQSLNMEMAIKMAQDSGMEWIIHLDTDELIHPSGATYEYSLRKLLGNISADVDAVIFPNYESSVERDDIKEPFSEVSMFKKNYDHLPRDVYFGNYKEATRGNPNYFLTYGNGKAAARVQNNLRPNGAHRWHNYRKSPKEIKLEEAAILHYTYPKFSDLTSRRDRCGCKPTKVDVKRCFMLEFDRAAFIIASTASSEEMLQWYREHVVWTDGALKLKLLRKGILTRIYAPMVIIQELREAGVFSSVVNSAHMSLNNSSTLSISRDSSQVTGRRRVLEAHLDLDSESQASAVPPQSPPGVEATQIGHNNQSE, from the exons ATGGCGGGCCTCTTCTACTCCTCCTCAAAACCCACTCCTTCATCAACACCCTCTTACTCGCGTCTGTTATTGCTGGTGACccttctccctctctccctcGCCTGTTTCGCCTTCGTCCTCCAATGGCGCGGCGGACTCGACGACCCGGCCACCCACTGGTCCACGGATCATCTCGAGTTCCCCGGAATGGCCTCCACCACCCGcgagaaacaacaacaacaacaacaaagctCCTCCTCGCGTCGTTCGGATTCAGGCTGCGTAGATCTTCTGGGTCAGAGCCGTTCGCCTTCCTTTCCTTATTTCCGTGACTGGACTTTCGATTACCAATCCGATCTGAATCCTAAG ATATGTATAACAACAAGCACTTCTGCTGGGTTAGAGCAAACACTGCCATGGCTGTTCTACCACAAAGTTATCGGTGTTTCAACGTTTTATCTTTTTGTTGAAGGGAAGGCTGCTTCCCCTAACGTGTCTCGAGTTTTGGAGAGCATACCA GGTGTTAAAGTTATACACAGGACCAAAGAGTTAGAAGAGCAGCAGTCTAAAAG TCGGATATGGAACGAGACTTGGTTGGCGAGCTTCTTTTACAAACCGTGCAACTATGAGTTATTCGTGAAACAGTCTTTGAACATGGAGATGGCTATCAAAATGGCTCAG GATTCTGGTATGGAGTGGATAATTCATCTTGACACCGACGAGCTTATACACCCTTCTGGAGCCACCTATGAATATTCTTTAAGAAAATTGCTTGGAAATATCTCTGCAGACGTTGATGCAGTTATCTTTCCAAACTAT GAGAGCAGCGTTGAGAGGGATGATATCAAAGAGCCTTTCAGTGAG GTGTCAATGTTCAAGAAGAACTATGACCATCTTCCGAGGGATGTTTACTTTGGGAACTATAAAGAGGCCACTCGTGGGAATCCAAACTACTTCCTAACCTATGGAAATGGAAAAGCTGCTGCTCGTGTGCAGAACAATCTTCGTCCTAATGGTGCTCATAGATGGCACAACTACAGAAAGAGTCCAAA GGAGATCAAACTAGAAGAAGCGGCCATTCTGCACTACACTTATCCCAAATTTTCAGATCTTACTTCAAGACGTGATCGTTGTGGTTGCAAGCCCACCAAGGTGGATGTTAAGAGATGTTTCATGTTGGAGTTTGACAGAGCT GCATTTATCATTGCTTCAACCGCAAGCTCAGAGGAAATGCTTCAATG GTACAGAGAGCACGTTGTGTGGACAGACGGTGCATTGAAGCTGAAACTCCTTAGGAAGGGAATCCTGACTCGCATTTATGCCCCCATG GTTATAATCCAAGAGTTAAGAGAGGCAGGTGTGTTCAGCTCGGTGGTAAACTCAGCTCACATGTCTCTGAACAACTCTTCAACCCTAAGCATAAGCCGAGACTCATCTCAGGTGACTGGTAGGAGGAGAGTGTTGGAAGCCCATCTTGATCTTGATAGTGAATCTCAAGCATCAGCCGTACCACCACAATCGCCTCCAGGCGTGGAAGCAACCCAGATAGGACACAACAATCAATCtgaatag
- the LOC108859269 gene encoding uncharacterized protein LOC108859269 encodes MTARKRTTSSATNSDNPPSSATTEHKPKPNVASPEDFRLAPPKLGVIFVISSLLCSVYLYLLCFHYNVDGELKRPILINAGLSLVGFFVTLKLIPVAARYVLRRNMFGFDINKRGTPQGHVKVPESLGIVVGIVFLIVAIIFQFFNFTEDSLWLVEYNAALASICFMILLGFVDDVLDVPWRVKLLLPSFATLPLLMAYAGHTTIVIPKPLVSYVGLEILDLGRIYKLYMALLAVFCTNSINIHAGLNGLEIGQTVVIAAAILIHNVMQIGASVDSELRQAHAFSIYLTQPLMATSLAMLAFNWYPSAVFVGDTYTVFAGMTMAVVGILGHFSETLLIFFLPQVLNFLLSLPQLAGIVKCPRHRLPKFDPATGLLTGTKDGTLVNVYLRIFGRKSEKSLCIHLLVFQALACAFCFLLRHFLAGWYK; translated from the exons ATGACAGCTCGCAAGAGAACCACCTCCTCAGCGACTAACTCAGACAACCCGCCTTCTTCTGCGACGACGGAgcataaacccaaacccaacGTCGCTTCCCCTGAAGATTTCCGTCTCGCGCCGCCGAAACTGGGCGTGATCTTCGTGATCTCTTCGCTTCTTTGCTCGGTGTACCTCTACCTCCTCTGTTTCCACTACAATGTCGATGGTGAGCTCAAGCGTCCGATCCTCATCAACGCTGGGCTTAGCTTGGTGGGGTTCTTCGTCACGCTCAAGTTGATTCCGGTTGCTGCTAGATACGTTCTGAGGCGTAACATGTTTGGCTTTGATATCAATAAGAGAGGCACTCCTCAAGGTCATGTTAAAGT GCCTGAGTCGTTGGGAATCGTTGTGGGCATTGTCTTCTTGATTGTGGCGATTATATTTCAGTTCTTTAACTTCACTGAAGATTCGTTG TGGCTTGTGGAGTACAATGCAGCACTGGCATCTATTTGTTTCATGATATTGCTTGGGTTTGTAGATGACGTCCTTGATGTGCCTTGGAGAGT GAAGCTTCTCCTGCCATCTTTTGCAACCCTTCCACTCCTGATGGCTTATGCTGGACATACAACTATCGTTATACCAAAACCTCTTGTTTCTTATGTTGGCTTGGAAATACTTGATCTAG GTCggatatataagttatatatggCGCTACTGGCTGTCTTTTGCACTAATTCTATAAACATTCACGCTGGTCTGAATGGCCTTGAGATCGGTCAAACCGTAGTTATTGCAGCTGCT ATTTTGATTCACAACGTTATGCAAATTGGAGCATCTGTGGATTCTGAGCTTCGTCAAGCTCATGCCTTCTCTATATATCTTACTCAGCCATTGATGGCAACATCCTTGGCAATGCTTGCTTTCAACTG GTATCCTTCTGCAGTTTTTGTTGGAGACACTTACACAGTCTTTGCTGGAATGACTATGGCAGTTGTTGGAATTCTGGGTCACTTCAG TGAAACACTCCTAATCTTTTTTCTTCCACAAGTGTTGAACTTTCTATTGTCGCTTCCGCAG CTTGCTGGTATTGTTAAATGTCCACGGCATCGTCTCCCCAA GTTTGATCCTGCTACGGGACTATTAACTGGAACAAAAGATGGGACACTCGTCAACGTCTACTTGAGGATTTTTGGTAGAAAATCAGAAAAGTCTCTTTGTATTCACCTTCTTGTTTTCCAG GCATTAGCTTGCGCCTTCTGTTTCCTACTTCGGCATTTTCTTGCTGGTTGGTACAAATAA